A genomic window from Chrysoperla carnea chromosome 3, inChrCarn1.1, whole genome shotgun sequence includes:
- the LOC123296010 gene encoding glycine-rich cell wall structural protein-like — protein MATTKNIVLLSAAAVCVFGILCVSAGGGGGSHKKIIIHVPYKIHHIHHTHTIYKKVGGHGGGGGGGHGGGGDHEYYKVIGYSGGIDSGVEVSHGGGGGGGHGGYGGGDDHGYGGGSYGGGSSSHIEYSGGHGGGDGGYGGGDEHSSGGHYH, from the exons ttgttGTCAGCCGCTGCTGTTTGCGTCTTTGGAATATTATGCGTATCAGCTGGAGGTGGAGGCGG GtcccacaaaaaaattatcattcatGTACCATACAAAATCCATCACATCCATCACACACATACAATCTATAAAAAAGTAGGTGGTCATGGAGGCGGTGGCGGTGGTGGTCATGGTGGTGGCGGTGATCATGAATATTACAAAGTAATTGGATACAGTGGAGGTATTGATAGTGGTGTTGAAGTATCACATGGAGGTGGCGGCGGTGGTGGTCATGGCGGTTATGGAGGCGGTGATGATCACGGATATGGAGGCGGTAGCTACGGAGGTGGAAGCAGCAGCCACATTGAATATAGTGGCGGTCATGGTGGTGGCGATGGTGGTTATGGAGGTGGTGACGAACATAGCAGTGGTGGACATTaccactaa